DNA from Peromyscus leucopus breed LL Stock chromosome 3, UCI_PerLeu_2.1, whole genome shotgun sequence:
GGTCCTGGGAACCGTAATTTTGTCCCTGCCTACGGGGGTTCCATGGCCTTCCAGGCCTGAATTGGATTCCATTCAGGGTGGATGCATACATCCTCCCCTGCTATTTCCCTATAACCCACGGGAAGATTTGCTACTGCAGCTGGTAGGCGTGTTTTAGGCCCAGGCATGACCTATCGCCTTCCAGCTGTGTGAACGAACTGCTGCGATACTGTCTCTGAAGGTAGAGGTCATCTGCTAGCAATAGCTTTGCAGTGACCTCAGACAGTTCTGGTGCCAGATTTGTGGCAAGGGTCACAGATAAACGAAGACATTTGACCGTTATCTGTGAAGACTGTTTGCCTCCTCCCAGCCGTATTTTGTTGTGTGGGTCAGTGGTCAGACTTCAGGATGGTGTCTTGGTACTgtgaaagaagggagggaaggatggggtcGGTGACAAGTAGTATCTAATTGTGGGGGGCACTTTTTgtatctttatggaagatgtctaAAGGGAAGTTTAGTGTCACAAAATTTGATTAATTGCAGTCTTTGGTTTATAGTACATAAAACATTCTGGTCAGTGGTCTGGAACTTTCTTGTTTATTAGTAATAATACAGTATAAGGTAATGTGATACACCTCGAGGGCTTTTTTAATACCTGTAGTTTATTTCATCCTTCACTGCCTAAGAGATAGGAAAGTCATGATGACCTTGTAATTGAGAAAACAGCCTTAGGAGAATAGTGTATCTTTGCCTCAAACTGCACAGAGTTTAGTTCTGGAAGAGGCCTGGTCCAGGATTTATCTGCCGTCCCCACAGAGGAGCTCCTtgctctttgttttattatttgcagTTATGCTTGATACATTGTCCACCTCCTTTAGACAGGGTGCTCTTCGGGATATTTCCTTTTGACAAGGATGCTGGCTTTCAGCTTTCTCCGACCCCTGCTTGTTGGCAGCTAAGATCTAGCCTTCCAGTGGGGAAGGAAACCTTAGGGGCTGGTTGGTGAGGTGCCCCGGTCACAGAAACCTCGCGTCCAACCTAAAACAAGCTGGAGTCcactgagaggagggaacctcaactgagaaaatgcctcccgtAATATTGGACTGTAGAcgagcttgtagggcattttcttaactagtgtcTGGTGTGGTAAGGCCCAGCCCGTCATGGGTGCGCCacatctgggctggtggtcctgagttctataaggaagcaggctgagaaaaccatgaAACAAGCCACTAAACAGCACTCCCGACGCCTTTGCtttaactcctgcctccaggctcctgccttgcttgagttcctgccctgacttcctttagtgatatacagtgatgtgaaagtgtaagccaaataaaccatttcctcatcaagttgtttttggtcatggtatttcatcacagcaatagaaaccctaactaagacacctagtGTCTCGGGCAGGTTGGGAATTCACACAGCATTAGATGATTCATGTGGCCCTTAGAGATCACTGAGGTCAGAACAGCAGGGCCTCATGTTAGGGGAAGCTGCTGTAAGAGGAGGTAagggtgctgggcatggtggtgcatgcctttaatcccagcacttgggaggcagaggtagacctCTGAGCTCGAGGCTGGTCTgagctactgagtgagttccaggacagccaagggtatactgagaaaccctgtttgggtgggaggaggtggggggggggtgagattGCCATTGGGTATGCAGGTTTTGTGACCTTCCTGTTGGGCTGTGTCCCCAGAGGAAGAAAAGGTGGTTAAGTAACTGATAGAACTAATATAAGTAGAAAAGCAATATGGTTGGGGttttctttgggccgccaaccagctcccaagtaaaaacatggagacttattaattatgaaagctcagccttagcttagacttgtcccactagctcttttaacttaatttaacctgtttctattcatctatgttttgatttgaggctttttacctttctttcatttttgtatgtcctactttcctgcttcctccatgtctgtctgtctggcccctggtgtctctgtgtctctcttcgTCTCCTTGAGCCAAAATTCCTCCTCTAATTCCTTGCCCGGAGGtgccacctatacctcctcccttgctacTGGCCATAGACCAAttaggtgctttaggcaggcaaggtaaaacagcaacccatctttacatagttaaacacatATTCTGCAACATCAACAAATACAGcccatctttgcatagttaaacaaatattcctcaaCAGAGCAAGAGTAAATCCAGTATACATTTGAATGCTCACTATTTTGCTTTCCATTGCAGTGGGAATTATTCCTCCCATGAAGGTCCTGTGGGGTCcagtgtcttttatttttgtctgggATCTAGCCTGTGATGAATCTGATCCATTCCAGAGGATCCTGATCTTACTATATTTGAGAACAGTTCTCGGCCCTCTGGAAGCTAACCCATCTCCTTGTCTCTGGTCACAGGACTGGCATGTGGGGACTGACCTCCAACAACAGGTCCAGATCCAGTCTGCGGAGATCTCCCTTTTAGCCATCCTGGCTGCTGTTCAGGCAgtggagaagaaaacagaatccCAGGCTGTCCATCTTCAAAGCCTGGAAATACGAACAGGGTCAGCTGAGAAGAGGCTGGCTGACTGTGAGAAGACAGCCATGGAGCTCAGCAGCCAGCTGGAGGGCAAGTGGGCCGTGCTGGGGACCCTGCTGCAGGAGTACGGGCTGCTGCAGCGGCGCCTGGAGAACCTAGAAAGTCAGATGCAAAACCGGAACTCCTGGGTCCTGAGGCTGCCCCCTAGCAGCAAGGATGAAGCCCCCAAGGTATGCATAGAGTGTGAAGGGAGGCCTCCAGTCTAGTCACAGTGGACCTTAAGGAGCTATTAAAAATGTCAGAAGTGACATTGAAAAGAGTCTGCTTAGGCAGTAGAGTGAGTTGTTGGGAAGGATATGTTTAGGCAGCAACAGCTGTCTTATTGCAGAAtgaccccctccccccttttttcaattgaaaagaattgtttttaattggtagtatacacctttaatcccaacacttgggaggcaggggcaggtggatctctgagtttgaggccgggaCTACAGGGtgccggacagccagggctatatagagaaaccttgtcttgaaaatcaaaaaaagaaaaagaaaaaaattgttgctgggtggtggtggtgcatgcctttaattccagcgcttgggaggcaaaggcaggtgaatttctgtgagttagaggccagcctggtctacaaagtgagttccaggacaggctccaaaagctacacagagaaacgctgtctcgaaaaaccaaaaagaaaaaaaattgttttcatacaatatattttgatcacgttttcccctcccccagtttctcccagatccttcctatctccccacccacccaactttacattctttttgtctctctttaaAGAAtgactacaacaacaaaaacagctggacagtggtggcgcatgcctttaatcccagcactctggaggcagaggcagactggtctctgtgagttcgagaccagcctggtctatagagcaagatccaggacaggctccaaagctacacagggaaaccctgtctcaaaagacaaaaaaagaaaaagaaaaaaacccacaaaaataaaaaagcagataccaaaatatacaagcaaaagactaataagacaaaaacacgtccaaacaaagcaaaattaaacaaagTCTGTAAAAAATACCAtggagtttgttttatgttggccaacGCCTCTTGGACATGGGGCCTGCCGTGAAGTATGGTTAAtatgcccagtgagactccactggaaaAACTGCTTTTTCCTTTGCCATTGGCTATCAATTTTGGATAGCTTCTCAGTTAGGGTAGGACTTCCATCTGCCTTGAACCCGTGCAGGTCATGTGTACACGCCATCCACCTTGAACCCATGCAGGTCATGTGTACACAccagtctccatgagttcatacGTGCATCAGTCTTGCTGTGTCTGGAGGACACTTTTTCCAAGGAGtcgtttctctggctcttaccatcctccttcttccttttccacatagatccctgagccttgaggggaggggtgaagaagacattccatttaggactgagtgctccaaagtttctcactctgcacattgtccagttgtgggtctctgttaatTCCCACCTACTAcaggaagaagcctctctgatgagggctgaatGAGGCACCGATTTGAGCCTCAGTCTGGTGCAGCCACTTTGGTAGAAAGTGTTTGAGTGTGGGCAACtgacacaaaggaatggagatgggctagAAGGGAAGGCCCCAGAATGACTTTTTGAGAGTGAGGACTGGTTCAAGTCGAGGAAGTCTACAGAAAGCATCTCCGTTCAGCTTCCGACAGAAGATGCAGGTGTGcacaggaggagctgggaggacgCTTTCCATGGTCATGGGGTGGGCAGAAGCTAGCATTTGGTCAGTGGTGCCCACAATTTCGGAGCTCTTTCTGGCTGTTCTCTGAAGGGCTGTGGGGATTTGTATTCCTCCAGGTTTCCATGACTACTGAAGAGGTAGCTGGGTGTTTCCCCGAGCAACAGGAAGGCAGTCCGGAAGACTGGCAGAAGGAGCTCTGCACGCACGCAGCAAAGGAGAGCCGTGAGGTGCTGGGCTCTCTGGGTAAGAGACATCCCCAAGGGCTTCCAGATGTGCTTTCATCCTTTTCCTCAGTGTGTTGAGACTCTTGGATCTGAGAGCCAGAGTAGACTGGGCCTCTGTCTTAGAAGCTGGTAGACGGTATCCTTAATTCCCGTCTTTAGGACTAAGTGTAGACATGcttctattttgtgtgtatgggtggtttggcctgtatgtatgtctgtgtatcatatgcatgtctggtgtctgcagaggccagaagagggcattggatcaccggaactggagttatagatggttgcaagctgccatgtaattgaacctgggtccttcggaacctctggaagagcattcagtgctcttaaccaccaagccatctctccagccccatgggcATGATTTGTAAAGGTATCTAAGATCTAAGAATTGAGGGCTAGCAGTAAACAGTAGGCCCTCCAGCCAAGTGTGCAGGAGTTTTATGTGAGACTTGATCTAAAATTTTatagccacatccccagctcttgCATCATCCTGGAGCTTGCAGAAAGGTTAAATCACTTATCCAAGGCTTCAGTGGCGATGCACAGATTAGAACCTGCTCCTCACTGTCCAGTTCCTCCCAGTTCATTTCTATAGAGTGGAGATGTCCCTACCTTTGTCCTCTAGGACTTAGTTTGTGACTCTGCCTACTCCTGTTCCACCACTGAATTCTGATACCAGTCCAGGAGCTGTGGAAAAGGGGCAAGGGTGAGGCAGATGGTTTACCACCTCCATCAGACTTGTGATGCCCTGTCTGTGCCATGGCCCAGCTCTTTACCCTGCTTCCACCAGGAATGCTCTCTGCAGGGAAGGAGCCGAGTCTTCGCTTGATGTTTCCCTTCCACACTGCCTGGCACACTCTAGGGTGACAGAGTATTGGGTCAGAATGAGAGCTCAGTTTTCATTCTCTTTCAGCTAATAGCACAAGTTGGAATGCAGATTGCAAAGCTGTTTGCTTTCCAACTGCTAGAGATGGAACCTTGTGAATGCTAAGGGAAGCGCCCTCCACTGAGTTAGAGCTCCAGCCTTTTTTTCCCCGTATctgacaggatcttactataaCTTAGGCTGGCTTGGAAGTTACtgggtagctctggctagccttgaacttgtgcttTCCACCTCAGCCTTTGGAGTATTAGGATTATGGGTGTGACCCACCCTGGCTTTTTGAAAGGTAAAGAAACCCTTAGTTCAAATGGAAGAAGCAATAGGAGAAGAAGGGAGCACTCTACTGAAAGGAAATAGATTCCCTGTTTGCTCAGAACACAAAGTTAGCCAAGGTACCATTccatgttggggtgtgtgtgtgtgtgtgtgtgtgtgtgtgtgtgtgtgtgtgtgtgtacgtgtacctGCTTGTCTGTACGTTCCTGTGGGggccctgcacacatgtgatgttggatcccctagaaagAGTTAAGTCAGTGgtaggagctgggaaccaaacccaggttctctgtgggaactctctctctccagccctgttccttgtttttagatttttactGTATTTGGGGAGAAAAGCCCTCATTTGAAGGAGTCTCGTTGGCTAGGTAAATGAAGGAAGAGCACACTGAGTGGTAGGCAAGTTGCACTGGGGTTAAAAGTGTTTTGGGGCCCTGCAGGGGTAGGGGTGCCACAGAGAAGGTAGAGTGCCAGGATACAGAAGTCAGCCGATAGAGCTCGGGAGACAAAGGGCCAGGAGAGCTTGCTTAGTGGGGGGCGGCACTTGTTGGCTCACTGAGGACCCTGCTTCCCCTTCCTGTGGTACAGTGAGGGGACCTGGGGCCCCATGGTAggtgtggtcaggaagcagatgcagaacaGGCTGGGCTTGGCTGGTATATCCCTGGAGGTGCCCAGAACTTTCCTCTGGAGCTTTGGCATGCTCTGGAATGTGATATCCTTAGGGGACTAGGACTGTCTCACCTTGGATAGTCTTTGCTGTCTTGGCAGTCACTCCACTGTCATTTGGTGTAAACTTGCTTTATTTTCTACAAGTTTCCGAAGGCAGCTCTTCCTGCCCAATTTCTGAGAATCTTCAATCAGTAAGCATAGGCCTACAGTTTCAACATGTTCAAGTGATTTGGATACCTCAGGGTTTGAGAAGCTGGTTATAGGGGTCCCCCGGGCAGAGGCTGATGAGCTCTAGCCTTTTGATGATTATGCAAGTGCATTCTTACATGAATATGGTTTTGCTCAGCAATGCAGAGGTcaagcatttttttctctgcatacggccttgctatgtagccccagctggcccagaacttactatataggccaggctggtcttgaacttgtagcTGCCATTCCACCTTTGCCTTCTAAGACCTGGGATTGCagttgtgcaccaccaggcccaatTTAAAAGGCttctcctgggctggagagatgactctgaagCTAGAGTGCATGCTGCCATCTAAAGGTTCTGAATCTGACTCCAGCACCGATGTCAGACACCCGTGTCAGGTGTCTGTGAGCTGCTGGTAGcgccagctccagggatctgacgccgtctgtccttgagcacactgcactcatgtgcacacatacatacatgcatcataaccacattttttttttttttttttttttttttttttgtttttcgagacagggtttctctgtgtagctttgcgcctttcctggactcacttggtagtccaggctggcctcgaactcacagagatccacctggctctgcctcccgagtgctgggattaaaggcgtgcgccaccaccgcccggccataaccacattttttaaaaagcctcttTATTGGCTACCTTCCCCATCCCAAGCCCCTCCCAGCATAGCTGCTATTCTTATTATTGGTGTACGTACTCAGAGACTTCACAGTGTCCGTGTGTgagtcagaagataacttgtgTGAATCACTTTTCTCCTgtcacatgggttctaggaattcaactcaggtcatcagacttggtagcaagtacTTTACGCAGGTGACTTCTTTTTCCCAAGGCTTTAATTTTAACTTCCAGTTAAAATTATGGAAGCAACCTATGTAGGGGAGGTGGCTACATGTGGCTGGGCAGCATTTATTTATCAGGAGGGAGCATGGATGATGTGCTGTGGTATGGATGTGGAGCTTAGAGATGGGCACCGAATAGTGAGGTCCCTTGGCCCTTGAAGGACACCTACCCTAGGGTACTGTGTTACATGGGCTGCCAGACAGGGACTGATAAAACCCACACCCAAATACTGCAGTAACAGCTTAGACAAGATGGTTTCCCACTCCTGACAGGCTTGTTTGGCAGCTCAGGTGTCCCAGACCCAAGTGTCTTTCAACCTGTCGCTCTGCCTTTCCTAGGGAGTAACTTTGCCACTGCCATTCAAAGTGACCAATTAGGAAGCAAGTAgagctggtggtggcgcacaccttgagtgccagcactcaggaggcagagaccgtgagttcgaggccagcctgctctacacagtgagaccttgtctcaaaaaaaaaaaaaaaaaaaaaaaaagctggagaggtggctcagaggttaagagcactcactggctgctcttccagaggttctgagttcaattcccagcaaccacatggtggctcatgaccatctataatgagatctggtcccctcttctgtcatgcaggcagaacactgtatacataatgaatctttaaaaaaaaaaacaactagtaGGAgcagtgacgcacacctttagtcccagcctggtctacaaagcaagttctaggacagccaggccacgtaagaaaaaccctgttttgaaaaacaacaaaaagctagaAGAAGGGAAAGGATTGCCTTTTCTCTTAGTACAATACATTTATTTCCAATTTAACAAGCAAAGTTAGTGCTTATGCACGATAAATATTAATCCACTTAAATCTCTTGTAGGTTTGTGTCTTTTCATATACAAATAGATGAAAAAACTAAGccacagagaggctaggtaaaTTATCAGAGGTCATGTAGCTAGAAAAGTCTGAGCCTTATTACATCCTGTTGGTTATCTGCTTGAAGAAGTGTTCTAGAGGTATGGTCTGTATTCTGGAGGGATCTGAAGGCCCAGCCAAACTCCTGCTGTTCTTTCCTTCAGAAAGCGGGGTGGTAAAGATGAAAGGCTGCTGGCCCTTGGTCATAGGCTACCACTGGTCATTCAGAAGCCGTGTACCCCTGCTCTCCCGTCTTATCAGAAATCCCAGTACTTATTTGTTCTGCCTTTGCTGGGTCTGTGGTTCTGTTGGGAGTGCACTGTGGTCACTGGTCCTGGACAGAGACTATCACAGGAAAGAGGCCATGACGTCTGATGCCCTCGGggcttcctctcttttccttagAAACAGGCCAGCTGGAATCTGTCCCAAGTGTTCTTCCCTGGATCAAGCAAGAAGAAGAGGCGTATGAGAAGAGCCTACGGGAGACAAGCAGTGCATATCTGTGCTCAGGTGAGGCCCAGGGGCAGGCTGCTTATCTGGGCCTCTGAACaccctgggggggagggggtggtttcTGTATTCATGTCTGGAAGTGGCAGCGAGCAAGAATCCTGTGTTGTCCTGTTGTCTCTGTGCTGTTTGCTGTGGACACTTGTCCCACCCTATCCTGGCTGGCTTAGGAACTATGCTGGCATTGTGCTGGGTGGGCACTGTAAGCACTGACTGATGCAGAGGACACATCCCCATCCCCACAGGACTTTTCAGTTAAGAGAAAGACAACCACAAATTAACAGTACAACTAAAGAGGAGGAAACCATGTCTGAGCCAGAAAGCCCTTTGAGAATGATAAAAATTGTGGACAGTGTCCTCAGAAGGCACGTACACTTAGAATGTATTTACATGGGAAGGCCTTCTGTAATCAGGGTGTGAGGGGTGGGCTATCTCATTCATGGTCTTGGTGGCACCAATCAGGTTGTCAGGGAGCTGGTCTCGGGAGGCTGTTGAAGCCACAGCTTAGCTGCAAGGGCGTTTGGATGACATGTAGATGACACAGACTAAGGCCTCTGGCAGAAAGCAAGTGGGAAATAGATAGGTGAGGGCCAGAGTGACAGGCTCATGTGAGTGAGCCTCAGGCCTTCCATACCaaagaacaggagggatcaggtggtcTCGCTCCAGAGCCTGTGGCAGAGATGACTCATTGCTGTGTCTCCTCCCACCAGAAACCTGGCTAGCTAACAAGAAAAGGACCCTGGAAGGAGAGTCCGTGGTACCAGAGACAGCCTGGGCAACCGATGGAAGACCCAGCAAGGACGACTTCGAGAGGGGAACCGGTGGGGATCTGCTCCCtgtttccagagagagagaggttgccTCCCTCCCCCGAGGCGCTCAGAGtcagcctgtgccagctcctgAGGGCACTGCGAATGGCCAGAACTTCACTGTCAAAGAGCCCGGCACTCAGCATGATCACCCACACCATGGAGCTCAGTCCTTTGCCAGTCTCCAGTGCCCCCAGAGTGCCACCCAGCAGGTCCCTCTCGCCAGGAACCGGTGTGCACCCACAGCCCAGCGTGCCTACACCTGCATCCAGTGTGGCAAGAGCTTCGTCCACCAGTCAACACTCACCACGCACTACCGCACACACACCGGGGAGAAGCCGTACAAGTGCGCCGAGTGTGAGAAGCGCTTTGGCCGTCTGTCCACACTGCTGGAGCACCAGCGCACCCACACCGGAGAGCGGCCCTTCCCGTGTGCACAGTGTGGCCGTCGTTTTGGGCGCCTGTCCACACTGGTGGAACATCGGCGCACCCACACGGGTGAGAAACCATTTCCGTGCACCCAGTGTGACAAGCGTTTCACACGCTTGGCCAACTTGACGGTGCACCAGAGTGTGCACTCCGGGGAGCACGCCTTCCAGTGCGCCCAGTGTGGCTCGTGCTTCCCGCACAAGCCCGGGTTCCTGCGGCATCTGCGCAGCCACTCTCAGGAGAAGCGCTTCACCTGCGGCCAGTGTGGCAAGAGCTTCACCTGCCGCTCCTGGCTGGCGCGCCACCAGGGCAGTCATGCCCGCTCAGCCGCCTCTACTTACGTGGCTTGTGAGAAGAGCTCACCAAGCCATGAGTCACCGGCGGGTCTCCTTAAAGGCGCAGCTAGGGGGAAGTTTTCCAGTGTCCCTTCTGGCTCACCCAGATCCAAGGACACTAAGGCCTATGGCAGAGGTCAGCAGCTCGGTGGCCAGGGGCAGGAAGGTCTGGTGGGGTCTCTGCATAGTTGTCTCTCTGTAAAGATGGAGAATGCAGGGTAGCACCCAGAGAGTTCCCTAATGAGGCCGCACAGGGCTTCTGGGTCCCCTTGAATCCAAGCTGCCTCCTACGGGGCGCTTCTTGGGTCAGATGTGTGGTGCCTGCCATCTGCTAGGCCTCCCGGGGAGGGTGTCTCCCACGGACTGCAGGTGCTAAGTGCCCTGAGATTCTTGCTGCAGGGAAGGCTCCAGCACCaggtgaagggaagagggaaacgTGAGTATCTGCCAGCAGCAGCGGAGTCCCCCGAGATCCTGGAAGCCTCATCACCATCTCAGCAGTTCAGGCAGCAATGAGCTTTTCACCATCAAAGGGGTTGGCCAGTTAGAATGCTGCAATTTTGAAAAGTTGAATTGCTCGGCTTCTGTCTGAGCAACTCAACTCAAACTAGTTTCCAAGATTAACTTaggacagggctggggatgtgactcaaCAGAGTGTCCATCTAGCATGCATGGATGGCGCCAGGGTTAGATCCCCAGCATCAAATTAAGCTGgccatgatggcacatacctgtgatcctagcattcctgttgatgcaggaggatcacaagttcaaggtctgttTGGCTACAGCGTCCCTGTTTAAAGAAACAAAGTATCCTTTAGGGTTCTCAGATACCCCATGTCTCACCAGTGGCCCGTATTTGTAGAATAACCGCATGCGTGTTCCCAAGGAGGGGCTGGGACTCAGTGTCATTGTCCCCACTTTGGAGGAATGTGGGAAAGCAGACCTGTGCTGCTTGCTCTGCCCTCTGGGCTTTGTCTACATCTGGAGGTGATTTTTACTGAAGATCTGAGATTTCCCATATTCACTTAAAACctgtaaataaagatatttatgaAGAACTATAAACTCCCCTTCTTGCCCTGACGACCCTGCCAAAATTGGTTATTGTTTTGCAGTAATATTTGGCTCCAGATTTGGGTAATAGTGGCGAGTTATTTTTAACTGTGGTCCATGTTAAAGTTCTGAAAGAAAAAGTGATGGGAAGCACCATGGAGGCAGACTCGGGGTGGGgcaggctgattttttttcctggagggCACTGTGTCTGGGCCATAGAAAGCACGACTGCCTGCAACTCAAGCCCTCTTCTTCAAgggacacacatacatgaagcATATGCTCACATagacatgtgcacataaatatagaagcttaagaaagaaagcattATCTGTGGAATGGGCGGTATGTTTCCATTAGGGGGTACC
Protein-coding regions in this window:
- the LOC114700122 gene encoding zinc finger protein 282-like, with protein sequence MTEAAAAPDWHVGTDLQQQVQIQSAEISLLAILAAVQAVEKKTESQAVHLQSLEIRTGSAEKRLADCEKTAMELSSQLEGKWAVLGTLLQEYGLLQRRLENLESQMQNRNSWVLRLPPSSKDEAPKVSMTTEEVAGCFPEQQEGSPEDWQKELCTHAAKESREVLGSLETGQLESVPSVLPWIKQEEEAYEKSLRETSSAYLCSETWLANKKRTLEGESVVPETAWATDGRPSKDDFERGTGGDLLPVSREREVASLPRGAQSQPVPAPEGTANGQNFTVKEPGTQHDHPHHGAQSFASLQCPQSATQQVPLARNRCAPTAQRAYTCIQCGKSFVHQSTLTTHYRTHTGEKPYKCAECEKRFGRLSTLLEHQRTHTGERPFPCAQCGRRFGRLSTLVEHRRTHTGEKPFPCTQCDKRFTRLANLTVHQSVHSGEHAFQCAQCGSCFPHKPGFLRHLRSHSQEKRFTCGQCGKSFTCRSWLARHQGSHARSAASTYVACEKSSPSHESPAGLLKGAARGKFSSVPSGSPRSKDTKAYGRGQQLGGQGQEGLVGSLHSCLSVKMENAG